A genomic window from Streptomyces sp. HUAS YS2 includes:
- a CDS encoding iron ABC transporter permease, with translation MTSPERPAPDRHAPRPASAPAPAGRRRAAARPAWILVVPATAAALLAVLPLGYLAVRALEHGPAYAWDVVADARTGELLLRSLGLTAAVVAACLVLGVSLAWLTVRTALPGARAWSVLVTLPLAVPSYVTAFAWLSAAPTLAGFTGSALALTLASFPYVYLPVAAALRGTDPGHEEVARSLGHGPLRTFLRVTLPQLRPAAAGGGLLVALYVLSDFGAVSLMRYDTFTRGIYTSYRASFDRTPAAALSAVLVLMTVALVAAETRTRGRADYARTGTGTARRAVPAALGRWRPVALAWCGVLVAASVGFPLAVLGYWLAIGSSATWDPAGLTATALTTLGVAAGGAALTTLLALPVGVIAARHRGRVAHLLEQAAYAGHAVPGITVALALVFFAVRYARPVYQETPLLICAYAVLFLPVAVAATRAAVLQAPPVLDDVARSLGRSPFGVLREVTVPLAAPGVAAGAALTFVVCMKELPATLLLRPTGMDTLATRLWTETGSGSFAAAAPYAAALILLAAVPSYLLGRHRT, from the coding sequence GTGACCTCACCGGAGCGCCCCGCCCCGGACCGTCACGCCCCCCGCCCGGCGAGTGCCCCCGCACCCGCCGGGCGGCGGCGTGCCGCGGCACGGCCCGCGTGGATCCTCGTCGTGCCCGCCACGGCCGCCGCCCTGCTCGCCGTCCTGCCGCTCGGCTACCTCGCCGTCCGCGCCCTCGAACACGGCCCGGCCTACGCCTGGGACGTCGTCGCCGACGCCCGCACCGGCGAACTGCTGCTGCGCAGCCTCGGCCTGACCGCGGCCGTCGTCGCCGCCTGCCTGGTGCTCGGCGTCTCGCTCGCCTGGCTCACCGTCCGCACCGCCCTGCCCGGCGCCCGCGCCTGGTCCGTGCTCGTCACCCTGCCGCTGGCGGTGCCCAGTTACGTCACCGCCTTCGCCTGGCTGTCCGCCGCGCCCACCCTGGCCGGCTTCACCGGCTCTGCCCTCGCGCTCACCCTGGCGAGCTTCCCGTACGTGTACCTGCCGGTCGCCGCCGCCCTGCGCGGCACCGACCCCGGGCACGAGGAGGTCGCCCGCTCCCTCGGACACGGGCCGCTGCGCACCTTCCTGCGCGTCACCCTGCCCCAACTGCGGCCCGCCGCCGCGGGCGGCGGACTGCTCGTCGCGCTGTACGTGCTTTCCGACTTCGGCGCCGTCTCGCTCATGCGGTACGACACTTTCACCCGCGGCATCTACACCTCCTACCGGGCCAGCTTCGACCGCACCCCGGCCGCCGCGCTCAGCGCCGTGCTCGTCCTCATGACCGTCGCGCTCGTCGCCGCCGAGACCCGCACCCGGGGCCGCGCCGACTACGCGCGCACCGGCACCGGCACCGCCCGGCGGGCCGTGCCCGCCGCCCTCGGACGATGGCGGCCGGTCGCCCTCGCGTGGTGCGGCGTCCTCGTCGCCGCGTCCGTCGGCTTCCCGCTCGCCGTGCTCGGCTACTGGCTCGCCATCGGCTCCTCCGCCACCTGGGACCCCGCCGGCCTCACCGCCACCGCGCTCACCACCCTGGGCGTCGCCGCCGGAGGCGCCGCCCTCACCACGCTGCTCGCGCTGCCGGTCGGCGTCATCGCCGCCCGCCACCGCGGCCGGGTCGCGCACCTCCTTGAACAGGCCGCGTACGCCGGCCACGCCGTGCCCGGCATCACCGTCGCGCTCGCCCTGGTCTTCTTCGCGGTGCGCTACGCCCGCCCGGTCTACCAGGAGACCCCACTGCTGATCTGCGCGTACGCGGTGCTCTTCCTGCCTGTCGCGGTGGCCGCGACCCGGGCCGCCGTGCTGCAGGCGCCACCCGTCCTCGACGACGTCGCCCGCTCCCTCGGCCGCAGCCCGTTCGGCGTGCTGCGCGAAGTCACCGTGCCGCTCGCGGCGCCCGGCGTCGCGGCCGGCGCGGCCCTCACCTTCGTCGTCTGCATGAAGGAACTCCCCGCCACGCTGCTCCTGCGCCCCACCGGCATGGACACGCTGGCGACCCGGCTGTGGACGGAGACCGGCAGCGGATCGTTCGCCGCCGCAGCCCCGTACGCCGCCGCGCTGATCCTGCTGGCCGCCGTCCCCTCGTACCTCCTCGGAAGGCACCGCACATGA
- a CDS encoding iron ABC transporter substrate-binding protein: MRRPLARTLTALAAAALLGPMLAACGSDEPADLVIYSGRNENLVKPLIEKLEKHLGANVEVRYGDSAELSAQLMEEGDKTEAGLFLSQDAGALGALSKEHRLAPLPKATLDKVAPEYRGSAGDWTGVSGRARVIAYHPDKVPTPPDSVHELVKPEWKGKIGFNPTNASFQAFVTGMRILEGDDAARTWLEGLKANKPKAYDNNLKVLEAVDKGEVSVGLINHYYWFEQAAEKGEDKLKARIHYLPKGDPGGLVNVAGVGILKGADKKQAGYAQKAVDYLLSAESQSYFAEETKEYPLAAGVKQAKGVPPLETLQPPKIDLGRLDSLKQTLAMIQDVGLV, translated from the coding sequence ATGCGCCGCCCCCTGGCCCGCACGCTCACCGCGCTCGCCGCGGCCGCCCTGCTCGGTCCGATGCTCGCCGCCTGCGGCAGCGACGAACCGGCCGACCTCGTCATCTACTCCGGCCGCAACGAGAACCTCGTGAAGCCGCTGATCGAGAAGCTGGAGAAGCACCTCGGCGCCAACGTCGAGGTCCGCTACGGCGACAGCGCGGAACTCTCCGCCCAGCTCATGGAAGAGGGCGACAAGACCGAGGCGGGTCTGTTCCTGTCCCAGGACGCCGGCGCGCTCGGCGCGCTCTCCAAGGAACACCGCCTCGCCCCGCTCCCCAAGGCAACCCTCGACAAGGTCGCCCCGGAGTACCGCGGTTCGGCCGGCGACTGGACCGGGGTCAGCGGCCGTGCCCGCGTCATCGCGTACCACCCGGACAAGGTCCCCACCCCGCCGGACAGCGTCCACGAGCTGGTGAAGCCCGAGTGGAAGGGCAAGATCGGCTTCAACCCGACCAACGCCTCGTTCCAGGCGTTCGTCACCGGCATGCGCATCCTGGAGGGCGACGACGCCGCCCGTACCTGGCTCGAGGGCCTGAAGGCCAACAAGCCCAAGGCGTACGACAACAACCTCAAGGTGCTGGAGGCAGTCGACAAGGGCGAGGTCTCCGTCGGTCTGATCAACCACTACTACTGGTTCGAGCAGGCGGCCGAGAAGGGCGAGGACAAGCTCAAGGCCAGGATCCACTACCTGCCCAAGGGTGACCCGGGCGGCCTGGTCAACGTCGCCGGCGTCGGCATCCTCAAGGGTGCCGACAAGAAGCAGGCCGGGTACGCGCAGAAGGCCGTCGACTATCTGCTGTCCGCCGAGTCCCAGAGCTACTTCGCCGAGGAGACCAAGGAGTACCCGCTGGCCGCCGGCGTGAAGCAGGCGAAGGGCGTTCCGCCGCTGGAGACCCTCCAGCCGCCGAAGATCGACCTCGGCAGGCTCGACTCCCTCAAGCAGACCCTGGCCATGATCCAGGATGTCGGACTTGTCTGA
- a CDS encoding AMP-binding protein, giving the protein MTLLPSPPARGSVLPLARTLALHGDRTALVTADGEISYRDLAERVDRTALRLGTGRRLVLLPGANDVEALVVHLAALSAGHPVLLVPGDHPEAAAALTAAYDPDVVVHPGPGQWRIEERRAGSAHTLHPDLALLLSTSGSTGSPKLVRLSYENLQANAESIAEYLGIRASDRAATTLPMHYCYGLSVLHSHLLRGAGLVLAGLSVSDACFWDLFRAARGTALAGVPYTFDLLDRVGFADMDLPHLRYVTQAGGRLAPERVVRYAELGQRQGWDLFVMYGQTEATARMAYLPPELAAARPEAIGVPVPGGSFALEPVPDEGTAAGVGELVYSGPNVMLGYARTPDDLALGRTVDVLRTGDLARRTDEGLYEIVGRRSRFLKILGLRIDPRQVETMLERYGVRALCAGDDDRIVVAAVRRPGWDVRRIRRRVTEECGLPVRAVDVRLVDELPRLANGKPDYPAVRGLARPAAKAGAGGTDSDGADSGGADSGGADSGGADSGGASAADLCALYARILDRTDVTPDNSFVGLGGDSLSYVEMSLQLEERLGHLPPNWHLTPIRELKRRRGPGRAMETSVALRAVAIVCVVGTHIRLFEIRGGAHLLLAVAGFNFARFLLTSAERRERLRRTGRGIARIALPCMAWTGFALLVDDDYDLTNLLLVHNLINPQDMGPGIHLWFVEALVYILLTMLLLLAVPAVDRAERRFPFALPVALVALGLLTRYELVGLPDRSQITDAVTVFWLFALGWAAARTRTVPQRLLVTLAALATIPGFFPGELRRELFVMAGFALLTWLPTLPSTRRANQLAGLLAGSSLAIYLTHWQIYPIFDDVSEPLALVASLVFGVVYASGVTRLTRAVRRVTRAEPVPATASRT; this is encoded by the coding sequence GTGACGCTCCTCCCTTCGCCGCCCGCTCGCGGCAGTGTTCTCCCCCTCGCCCGCACGCTGGCGCTGCACGGCGACCGCACCGCCCTGGTGACCGCCGACGGCGAGATCTCGTACCGTGACCTGGCCGAGCGGGTCGACCGCACGGCCCTGCGGCTGGGCACCGGGCGCCGGCTCGTACTGCTGCCGGGCGCCAACGACGTGGAGGCGCTCGTCGTCCACCTGGCCGCCCTCTCCGCGGGGCATCCCGTGCTCCTCGTCCCCGGCGACCACCCCGAGGCCGCGGCGGCGCTCACCGCCGCCTACGACCCGGACGTCGTGGTCCACCCCGGGCCCGGCCAATGGCGGATCGAGGAGCGCCGGGCCGGCTCCGCCCACACCCTCCACCCCGATCTGGCCCTGCTGCTCAGCACCTCCGGATCCACCGGCTCCCCCAAGCTGGTCCGGCTCTCCTACGAGAACCTCCAGGCGAACGCCGAGTCGATCGCCGAGTACCTCGGCATCCGCGCGTCCGACCGCGCCGCGACGACCCTGCCGATGCACTACTGCTACGGCCTGTCCGTGCTGCACAGTCACCTGCTGCGCGGCGCCGGGCTCGTGCTGGCCGGCCTTTCGGTGTCGGACGCCTGCTTCTGGGACCTGTTCCGTGCCGCCCGCGGCACCGCGCTCGCCGGCGTGCCTTACACCTTCGACCTGCTGGACCGGGTGGGCTTCGCCGACATGGACCTGCCCCATCTGCGGTACGTCACCCAGGCCGGCGGCCGGCTCGCCCCCGAACGCGTGGTGCGCTACGCCGAACTGGGGCAGCGGCAGGGCTGGGACCTTTTCGTCATGTACGGCCAGACCGAGGCGACCGCGCGGATGGCGTACCTGCCGCCGGAGCTGGCCGCGGCGCGTCCCGAGGCGATCGGAGTCCCGGTCCCCGGCGGCTCGTTCGCTCTCGAACCCGTACCGGACGAGGGGACGGCGGCCGGCGTCGGCGAGCTCGTCTACTCCGGCCCGAACGTCATGCTCGGCTACGCCCGCACCCCCGACGACCTCGCGCTCGGCCGCACCGTCGACGTCCTGCGCACCGGCGACCTGGCCCGGCGCACCGACGAGGGCCTGTACGAGATCGTGGGCCGGCGCTCACGGTTCCTGAAGATCCTCGGCCTGCGCATCGACCCGCGGCAGGTGGAGACGATGCTCGAACGGTACGGAGTGCGGGCGCTGTGCGCCGGCGACGACGACCGGATCGTCGTCGCGGCCGTCCGCCGGCCCGGCTGGGACGTACGACGGATCCGGCGCCGGGTCACGGAGGAGTGCGGGTTGCCGGTGCGGGCGGTGGACGTCCGTCTCGTCGACGAACTGCCCCGGCTGGCCAACGGGAAGCCGGACTACCCGGCGGTACGGGGTCTTGCGCGCCCGGCGGCGAAGGCCGGGGCGGGCGGCACCGATTCCGACGGTGCGGATTCCGGTGGCGCGGATTCCGGCGGCGCGGATTCCGGCGGCGCGGATTCCGGCGGCGCGTCGGCCGCGGACCTGTGCGCCCTGTACGCGCGGATCCTGGACCGCACCGACGTCACCCCGGACAACTCGTTCGTGGGCCTGGGCGGCGACTCCCTCTCGTACGTGGAGATGTCGCTCCAGCTCGAGGAACGCCTCGGCCACCTGCCGCCGAACTGGCACCTCACCCCGATACGCGAGCTGAAGCGGCGCCGCGGACCCGGGCGGGCGATGGAGACGAGCGTCGCGCTGCGCGCGGTGGCGATCGTGTGCGTCGTGGGCACCCACATCCGGCTCTTCGAGATCAGGGGCGGCGCCCATCTGCTGCTCGCCGTCGCGGGCTTCAACTTCGCCCGCTTCCTCCTGACGTCGGCCGAGCGGCGCGAGCGCCTCCGCCGCACCGGCCGGGGCATCGCGCGGATCGCGCTGCCCTGCATGGCCTGGACCGGGTTCGCGCTGCTGGTCGACGACGACTACGACCTGACGAACCTGCTGCTCGTGCACAACCTGATCAACCCTCAGGACATGGGTCCGGGCATCCATCTGTGGTTCGTCGAGGCGCTCGTCTACATCCTGCTGACGATGCTGCTCCTGCTGGCCGTGCCCGCCGTCGACCGGGCCGAGCGCCGCTTCCCGTTCGCGCTGCCGGTCGCCCTCGTCGCCCTCGGCCTGCTGACCCGCTACGAGCTGGTGGGGCTGCCCGACCGCAGCCAGATCACCGACGCGGTCACCGTCTTCTGGCTGTTCGCCCTCGGCTGGGCCGCCGCCAGGACGCGCACCGTCCCGCAGCGCCTCCTGGTGACGCTCGCCGCCCTCGCGACGATCCCCGGCTTCTTCCCCGGCGAACTCCGCCGCGAACTCTTCGTCATGGCGGGCTTCGCCCTCCTGACCTGGCTGCCCACACTGCCGAGCACCCGCCGCGCCAACCAGCTGGCCGGCCTCCTGGCAGGCAGCTCGCTCGCCATCTACCTGACCCACTGGCAGATCTACCCGATCTTCGACGACGTCTCGGAGCCTCTCGCGCTCGTCGCGTCGCTGGTCTTCGGCGTCGTGTACGCGAGCGGGGTGACGCGCCTGACGCGGGCGGTCAGGCGCGTCACACGGGCCGAGCCCGTCCCCGCAACCGCCTCCAGGACGTAG
- a CDS encoding glycosyltransferase 87 family protein, giving the protein MSTHRKDKAADSPVVRLARGWSRRRTWVAGWLLAALWAGFFPLCSDHRAHRIWGLFAAVGYVLAAAAACRLPRPRARPAALGFALAGAVVLPILHLALTGQAQSEVRVIERAGALLLEQGTPYLPHPRDSLDYTPYLPGMALFGMPRVLLGDGPGALRLLGDARLWCAAAFFICLCVGRTVLARAAGGDEEEARGTARTYATSLSVLVASPLIAMPICVSGVDLPLTGLCCLAIALTGVRRPVAAGLVLAAACSLKWTALPAIVVAVVLLARLGGSRPAVRCALAAVGGTVVLVLPSALVSPGPMVQQVLAFPTGRGDVATPAVGPMPGQLLASSGSLGWYAAVLLLALGGTAMAVWLVVRPPATAVAAADRLGAGLCLAFLLAPAGRFGYFALPLFLMLWIRQADPVHRRKARRPASLTLSPRSARVPTASLLRD; this is encoded by the coding sequence GTGTCAACTCATCGCAAGGACAAGGCGGCGGACAGCCCGGTGGTGCGGCTCGCGCGCGGGTGGAGCCGGAGAAGGACGTGGGTCGCCGGGTGGCTTCTCGCCGCGCTGTGGGCCGGGTTCTTCCCCCTCTGCTCCGACCATCGAGCGCATCGGATCTGGGGGCTCTTCGCCGCGGTCGGGTACGTCCTGGCGGCTGCCGCGGCCTGCCGGCTCCCGCGGCCGCGCGCGAGGCCGGCGGCCCTCGGGTTCGCCCTCGCCGGGGCCGTCGTACTGCCGATCCTCCATCTGGCGCTGACGGGCCAGGCGCAGAGCGAGGTCCGGGTGATCGAGCGGGCGGGGGCCCTCCTGCTCGAACAGGGCACTCCGTACCTGCCGCACCCGCGCGACTCTCTCGACTACACGCCCTACCTGCCGGGGATGGCCCTCTTCGGCATGCCCCGGGTGCTGCTCGGCGACGGCCCCGGGGCTCTGCGGCTGCTGGGCGACGCCCGGCTGTGGTGCGCGGCGGCCTTCTTCATCTGCCTGTGCGTGGGCCGTACCGTCCTGGCGCGCGCCGCCGGCGGCGACGAGGAGGAGGCGCGCGGCACGGCTCGTACCTACGCCACGTCCCTGTCCGTGCTCGTCGCCTCGCCGCTGATCGCGATGCCGATCTGCGTCAGCGGGGTCGACCTCCCGCTGACCGGTCTGTGCTGTCTGGCCATCGCCCTGACCGGGGTGCGCCGTCCGGTCGCGGCCGGACTCGTGCTCGCCGCGGCGTGCTCGCTCAAGTGGACCGCGCTGCCCGCGATCGTCGTCGCGGTGGTGCTGCTCGCCCGGCTCGGCGGCTCGCGTCCGGCCGTGCGCTGCGCGCTCGCGGCGGTCGGCGGCACCGTCGTCCTGGTCCTGCCCAGCGCCCTCGTCTCGCCCGGGCCGATGGTCCAGCAGGTGCTGGCCTTCCCGACCGGGCGGGGCGACGTCGCGACACCGGCCGTCGGCCCCATGCCGGGCCAACTGCTGGCAAGTTCGGGATCCCTGGGCTGGTACGCGGCCGTCCTCCTGCTGGCGCTCGGGGGCACGGCCATGGCGGTGTGGCTCGTCGTACGGCCCCCGGCGACCGCGGTGGCCGCCGCGGACCGGCTCGGGGCCGGACTGTGCCTGGCCTTCCTGCTGGCGCCCGCCGGCCGGTTCGGCTACTTCGCCCTGCCCCTGTTCCTGATGCTGTGGATCCGTCAGGCCGACCCCGTGCACCGGAGGAAGGCCCGCCGGCCGGCGTCCCTGACGCTCTCGCCGCGCTCCGCGCGCGTGCCCACCGCATCCCTCCTCCGCGACTGA
- a CDS encoding glycosyltransferase family 4 protein gives MSTTLVITNDFPPRQGGIETFVYQVTARMPGDVVVYTSGEAGSGAFDAGLPFPVVRDPSRTLLPTRRVTRRAIELAREHGCDRVWFGAAAPLAAMAPELRRAGIRRMVATTHGHEIWWARTPGARRLLRRIGDHVDVVTYLGEYTRSRIAPALGPRARLSRLTPGVDAAEFRPDPASGARRAVRERHGIADDRRVILCASRLVARKGQDTLIRALPLVRRAVPEAVLLVVGQGPAERRLRRLAVSCPADSVVFAGGRSHAEIAEYYAASDVFAMPCRTRRAGLEAEGLGIVFLEAAASGLPVVAGDSGGAPDAVLDGQTGHVVPGRDVDAVARAVTSLLVSPDSAAMGEAGRRWVEREWSWEAAVGQLARLLAPAEERCSEPDARP, from the coding sequence ATGAGTACCACCCTCGTCATCACCAACGACTTCCCGCCCCGGCAGGGCGGCATCGAGACCTTCGTGTACCAGGTCACCGCCCGGATGCCGGGAGACGTGGTCGTCTACACCTCCGGCGAAGCCGGCTCCGGGGCGTTCGACGCCGGGCTGCCGTTCCCGGTGGTCCGCGATCCCTCCCGCACTCTGCTGCCGACCCGTCGGGTCACCCGGCGCGCGATCGAGCTGGCCCGCGAGCACGGCTGCGACCGGGTCTGGTTCGGCGCCGCCGCGCCCCTCGCGGCCATGGCGCCGGAGCTGCGGCGCGCCGGCATCCGGCGGATGGTGGCCACCACGCACGGACACGAGATCTGGTGGGCCCGGACGCCCGGCGCCCGTCGGCTGCTGCGTCGCATCGGCGACCACGTGGACGTCGTCACGTACCTCGGCGAGTACACCCGCTCCCGGATCGCCCCCGCGCTGGGCCCCCGGGCCCGCCTGAGCCGGCTCACGCCGGGGGTGGACGCCGCCGAGTTCCGGCCGGACCCCGCCTCGGGGGCCCGTCGGGCCGTGCGCGAGCGGCACGGCATCGCGGACGACCGGAGGGTGATCCTCTGCGCCTCCCGGCTCGTCGCCCGCAAGGGACAGGACACCCTCATACGCGCCCTGCCCCTGGTCCGGCGCGCGGTGCCGGAAGCGGTCCTGCTGGTGGTGGGCCAGGGTCCGGCCGAACGGCGGCTGCGCCGGCTCGCGGTGAGCTGCCCGGCGGACTCGGTCGTCTTCGCGGGCGGCCGGAGCCACGCCGAGATCGCCGAGTACTACGCGGCCTCCGACGTCTTCGCCATGCCGTGCCGCACGCGCAGGGCGGGTCTGGAGGCGGAGGGCCTGGGCATCGTGTTCCTGGAGGCGGCGGCGAGCGGACTGCCCGTGGTCGCCGGCGACTCCGGCGGCGCTCCCGACGCCGTCCTCGACGGCCAGACCGGCCACGTCGTACCGGGCCGTGACGTGGACGCGGTGGCGCGGGCGGTCACGTCGCTGCTGGTGTCCCCGGACAGCGCGGCCATGGGCGAGGCGGGCCGCCGCTGGGTCGAGCGGGAGTGGTCGTGGGAAGCGGCGGTCGGTCAGCTGGCCCGGCTCCTCGCCCCGGCGGAGGAACGCTGCTCGGAGCCGGACGCGCGGCCGTGA
- a CDS encoding response regulator transcription factor codes for MLRVVLAEDAVLLRAGLAELLTSGGHEVIAAVGDADALVRAVDEGGPDVVVTDVRMPPDFKDEGLRAVLALRERQPGLPVVVLSQYVATVYATQLLSGSREDSGGLGYLLKDRVGEVSEFLDALSRVAAGETVIDPEVVRMLLVQQAEAQTLRRLTAREREVLGLMAEGLNNQTIARRLCVTESSVVKHAGNIFMKLDLDPAEGNRRVLAVLAHLRDGLA; via the coding sequence GTGCTCCGGGTAGTCCTGGCCGAGGACGCCGTCCTGCTCCGTGCCGGGTTGGCGGAACTGCTCACCAGCGGCGGACACGAGGTGATCGCCGCCGTCGGCGACGCCGACGCGCTGGTCCGCGCCGTCGACGAGGGCGGCCCCGACGTCGTCGTCACCGACGTCCGGATGCCGCCGGACTTCAAGGACGAGGGCCTCAGGGCCGTCCTGGCGCTGCGCGAGCGGCAGCCGGGGCTGCCCGTCGTCGTGCTGTCCCAGTACGTGGCCACCGTGTACGCCACCCAGCTCCTCAGCGGCAGCCGGGAGGACAGCGGCGGGCTCGGCTATCTGCTGAAGGACCGGGTCGGGGAGGTCTCGGAGTTCCTCGACGCGCTGTCCAGGGTCGCGGCGGGGGAGACCGTCATCGACCCGGAGGTGGTGCGGATGCTCCTCGTCCAGCAGGCCGAGGCGCAGACGCTGCGCCGACTCACCGCGCGGGAGCGGGAGGTGCTGGGTCTGATGGCCGAGGGGCTGAACAACCAGACCATCGCGCGGCGGCTCTGCGTCACCGAGTCGTCCGTGGTCAAGCACGCCGGCAACATCTTCATGAAGCTGGACCTCGACCCGGCCGAGGGCAACCGGCGGGTCCTCGCCGTCCTCGCCCACCTGCGGGACGGCCTCGCCTGA